Within Candidatus Eisenbacteria bacterium, the genomic segment TTCTCGGGAGTGGTCGACGAAGTCAACAACGAGCGCGGAAAGGTGAAGGTGATGGTCAGCATCTTCGGCCGCGCCACGCCGGTGGAGCTCGACTTCCTTCAGGTCCAGCCGGTCTAGGTCCGGTCAGGAGCAGCGACGATGGCGAAGCCAGTACAAGCGATGGTGAAGTTGCAGTGCAATGCCGGCAATGCCACTCCAGCACCGCCCGTGGGGCCGGCGCTGGGGCAGCATGGAATCAACATCATGGAGTTCTGCAAGCAATTCAACGCCCGGACCCAGCATCAGACGGGTCTGGTGATTCCGGTCGTGATCACGATCTACAACGATCGGTCGTTCACGTTCATCACCAAGACGCCGCCCGCGGCAATTCTGCTGAAGAGGGCGGCGGGTCTTGCCAAGGGCTCGGGCGTACCCAACCGCACCAAGGTCGGCAAGGTGTCGCGGACGCAGGTGCGCGAGATCGCCGAGCTCAAGGCGCCCGATCTCAATTCCGCCACGGTGGATGCCGCCGAGCGGATGGTGATGGGGACGGCCCGCAGCATGGGTATCGAGATCGCCGACTAAGAGAAGAAAGGGAAGGACCCGGATGGTTCGCCTGGAAAAGGAAGATGCCGAGCTGCTGCTGAGAGGCAAGACGCCGCGCGAGATCTACGACATCGTGCGCGAACGCGTCGCGCGTGCTCCGGGAGCGAGCATCAACGACTTCATCGAGACTCTCGAGTGGGTCGTCAAGGAAGGCTACGCGACGGAAGCGGAGCTCGAGGCGGTCGAAGAAGAATCGGCGTAGCAAGGATCACGGCGGGCCGAGGAGAGGTCGCGGCCCGGGGCGTGATCTTTCCCCTGAGTCGTGGGAGTGCCGGCACAGGCCGGCACGCTGGCACCACGGAGGAATGATGAAGCACGGCAAGCGATATCGAGCGGCGTCCGAGCTGACCACCAAAGCCGGTCCGGTCAAGGATCTGGCCGAAGCGGTGAAGCTGGTCAAGCAGACGGCGCGCGCCAAGTTCGACGAGACCATCGTGGTCTCTTCTCACCTCGGCGTCGACCCGCGGCACTCGGACCAGCTGGTCCGCGGCACGGTGGTGCTGCCCCACGGCACCGGAAAGAGCCTGAGGGTGCTGGTGCTCTGCAAGGGCGACCGTGAGAAGGAGGCCGAGGCGGCGGGCGCGGACTTCGTGGGAGCGGACGAATACGTGAAGAAGATCCAGGACGGCTGGCTCGAGGTGGACGCCATCGTGGCGACGCCCGACCTGATGGGCGAGGTGGGCAAGCTCGGACGCGTGCTGGGTCCGCGAGGGCTCATGCCCAATCCCAAGAGCGGCACGGTGACGTTCGACGTGGCCAAGGCCGTCAAGGAGCTCAAGGCGGGCAAGATCGAATTCAGAGTGGACAAGGGGTCGAACGTGCACGCGCCCGTCGGCAAGGCGTCGTTCGACCAGGAGAAGCTGCTCGAGAACGCGTCGGTGTTCCTGCGCGAGCTGGTGCGCGCCAAGCCGGCGGCCGCCAAGGGCACGTACATCAAGTCATTGACCCTGAGCGCGACGATGGGTCCCGGAATCGTGCTCGATCCGACGGCCGTGACGGCCTCGTTGAGCCGATAGGAGAGCGAGATGCCCACCGCCGAAAAGCAGCGGATCATCGAGGACACGTCCGCGCGCCTCGAAGGCGTCCGCGGGGTGTTCCTCGCGGACTTCAGCGGCATGACCGTGGAGAAGATCTCGCTGCTCCGCAAACAGTGCCGGGAGCAGCAGATCCAGTTCCACGTGGTCAAGAACACTTTGCTCAAGCGCGCGCTCAATGCCCAGGGAATCTCCGCGCTCGACGAGCACCTGAACGGACCGACCGGCGTCGTGTTCAGCCCGGTCAATGAGTTGGCGCCCGCCAAGATCCTGGTGGATTTCGCCAAGGCCCACGAGCGTCCGCGCGTCAAGGCGGCCTTCGTGGACGGACGGTTGTTCGACCAGAAGTCGGTTGGCGTGCTGGCGACGCTGCCGAGCCGCGAAGTGCTGCTCTCGCAGGTACTGAGCACCTTCATCGCGCCGATGACGCAGTTCCTGGCCGCGATCGAAGCCACGCTGCGGCTGCCCGCCACGATGGCGGACGTTCTGGAGCGGGAAAAGAGCAAGACCGCGTGAACGACGCCGAGCGCCGCTCGGCCTGAGGTTTTCGAAACAGTCAGACCCTGGAAGGAGAATCGGAAAGATGGCGACCGCGATTGATCAGGTGCTCGACCTCATCGGCAACATGACGGTGATGGAGCTGGCCGAGCTCAAGAAGCAATACGAAGAGAAGTTCGGCGTCACCGCCGCCGCGCCCATGATGGCGATGCCGATGGGCGGCATGGCGGGAGGCGGCGCGGCCGCCGTGGAAGAGAAGACGGAGTTCGACGTCGTTCTCACGAGCGCCGGCGACAAGAAGATCCAGGTCATCAAGGTCGTGCGCGAGCTGACCGGGCTTGGACTCAAGGAAGCCAAGGACCTGGTCGACGGCGCGCCCAAGACGGTCAAGGACAAGGTGACGAAGCAAGAGGCCGCCGACATGAAGGCCAAGCTCGAGGAGCAGGGCGCCTCCGTCGAGATCAAGTAACCGGCTCTCCGGGCGGGCAGCGTGCCCGCCGCGGAGACGTCGTGGCCCCACGCCGTTCGGCCGGCGCGCTCGCCCGCGCAGACCGGACCGCGAGGATGTCGTTCCTCCACGCGAGAGAGGCAGAAGGCTTTGAAGACGACACGTCGGAAGGATCGCAAGAGCTTCAGCAAGATCGACCGCGAATGGAATCTCCAGATTCCCAATCTGCTCGAAGTCCAGCTCAAGAGCTTCCGGGACTTCCTGCAGATGGAGACCGACCCGATGCGGCGCCGCAACGAGGGCCTGCAGGAGGTCTTCACCGGGGTCTTTCCCATCAGCGACCCGCGCGAGCTGTTCGAGCTCGCGTTCGTGGCCTACGACATCGGCGAGCCCAAGTACTCGATGGATGAGTGCGTCGAGCGCGACCTCACCTTCTCGGCGCCGCTCAAGGCGCGGCTTCGGCTCATCACGCGCGAGGAAGTGGACGGTGTCCGGCGCGACAAGGACGTGATCGAGCAGGAGGTCTACCTGGGTGAGCTGCCGCTCATCACCGAGAGCGGCACGTTCATCATCAACGGAGCGGAGCGCGTCATCGTGTCGCAGCTCCACCGCTCGCCCGGCGTGTTCTTCGACGAGCTCACCCACCCGAACGGCAAGCAGTTGTTCTCGGCGCGGATCATTCCCTACCGCGGCTCGTGGGTGGAGTTCAGCCTCGACGTCAACGACATCATGCACGTGCACATCGACCGCAAGCGGAAGCTGCCGGTCACCGTGCTGCTGCGCGCGCTCGGATTCGTGAGCGACCGCGAGATCCTCGACCTGTTCCACGAGCGCGAGACGCTCGACGTGCGGGGCAAGAAGGTCGAAGGCGCCCTGGGACGCATCTGCGCCCAGGACCTGGTCGATGAGGCCACCGGCGAGATCCTGCTCGAGGCCAACGACGAGATCACGCCTGAGAAGGTGGAGGTCATCAAGCGCGCGGGTCTCGAGAACCTCGAGGTCTACATCATCCCGAAGCAGGATGAGGCGGACGTCGTTCGCAACACCCTGCGCAAGGACCCAACGCGCTCGCAGGAAGAGGCGCTGCACCGCATCTACAGTCTGCTGCGTCCCGGCGAGCCGCCGCGCGCCGATTCGGCCCGCGAGATCCTCAACAAGCTGTTCTTCAATCCCAAACGCTACGACCTGGCGCGGGTCGGGCGGTACAAGCTCAACCAGAAGCTGCCGCACGAATTCCTGCTGCCGGGACGCGAAGTGCGCCGCAGCCTCGGCCTGGGGATTCCCGATCTCAACCACACCACGCTCTGCCGCGAGGACTTCATCGTCATCGTGAAGTACCTGCTCATGCTGCGGACGGGCGGGGACATGGTGACCGATCGCGGCGCGGACCCCGCGGTGACGGACGATATCGACCATCTCGGCAACCGCCGCGTGCGCTCGGTGGGCGAGCTGCTGGCCAACCAATTCAACATCGGCCTGGCCCGCATGGCCCGCATCATCCGGGAGCGCATGTCGCTTCAGGACCAGGAGAACGTGACGCCCACGGACCTGGTCAACGCCCGCACCATCTCGGCCGTGGTCCAGAGCTTCTTCGGGAGCTCGCAGCTTTCGCAGTTCATGGACCAGACCAATCCGCTGGCGGAGCTCACCAACAAGCGTCGTCTCTCGGCGCTCGGCCCCGGCGGGCTGACGCGCGATCGCGCCGGCTTCGAGGTGCGCGACGTGCATTACACGCACTACGGACGGATGTGCCCGATCGAGACGCCGGAAGGGCCGAACATCGGTCTCATCTCGTCGCTCTCGACGTACGCGCGGGTGAACGAGTTCGGCTTCCTCGAGACGCCGTACTTCCGCGTGCAGGACGGCACGCTGGACCGCAAGAAGCCGGAGTTCCTCGCGGCTGACGTCGAGGACCGCTCGCACATCGCTCCGGCCAACACGCCGTTCGACAAGCGCACGGGTGGGCTGTCCGATCCCTCGCTCACGGTGAGGTTCCGCGGCGAGTACCCGACCATCGACAAGACCGAGGTCGAGTACATGGACGTTTCGCCCATCCAGCTGGTTTCGCCGGCCGCGGCCCTCATTCCGTTCCTCGAGCATGACGACGCCAACCGCGCGCTGATGGGCTCCAACATGCAGCGCCAGGCCGTGCCGCTGCTCGAGACGGAGTCGCCGCTGGTCGGAACCGGTCTCGAAGACAAGGTCGCCCAGGATTCGGGCGCCCTGGTGCTGGCCAGGCGCTCGGGTGTCGTGGAGTTCGTATCGGGCGAGATGATCGCGATTCGCTACGAGCGGGATGCCGAAGAGGTCGCGGTCGACTACAGCGAGCAGCCGAACCTCGACATCTACCGGCTCACCAAGTTCCGGCGCTCGAACCAGGACACCTGCCTGAACCAGCGGCCGATCGTGACCGAAGGACAGAAGGTCAAGAAGGGCCAGGTGATCGCCGATGGTCCGGCCACGAAGGAAGGCGAGCTGGCGCTCGGGCGCAACGTGCTGTGCGCGTTCATGCCCTGGGGCGGCTACAACTTCGAGGACGCCATCCTGGTGAGCGAGAAGCTCATCAAGGACGACGTGTTCACCTCGATCCACATCGAGGAGTTCGAGCTGCAGGTCCGTGACACCAAGCGCGGCGTGGAAGAGATCACCCGCGAGATCCCCAACGTGTCCGAGGAGGCGGTCAAGAACCTCGACGAGGAAGGCATCATTCGCATCGGCGCCCGCGTGCGCCAGGGCGACATCCTGGTCGGCAAGGTCACGCCGAAAGGCGAGCAGGAGCTGTCTCCGGAAGAGCGGCTGCTCAAAGCGATCTTCGGCGACAAGGCCGGCGACGTGCGCGATGCCTCGCTCAAGGCGCCGCCCGGGATGGACGGCATCGTCATCGACATCAAGGTCTTCTCACGCCGCGAGAAGGACGAAGGCACCAAGCAGCAGGAGAAGAAGAAGATCGACAAGCTGCGCCGCGAGAGCAAGAAGGAGCGCGAGCGCATCGCCGACGTTCGTCTGGCGACCGTCGCCGAGCTGCTCGACGAGCAGCTGGTGAACGTCATGCGCAGCGCCTCGACCGGAGAGCCGGTGGCCCGGAAGGGCCGCAAGTTCACGCGCGAGTTCCTCGCCGAGATCGACCTCGACGACGTCGCCTGGGGAACTCCGGTCACCGAGGACGCCCGGCTCAACGAGCGGTTCTGGGCGGCGATGGACGGCGCGCAGTCGGCGTTCACGCGCTGCGAGAAGGAGCTGGAAAAGGAGATCGAGAAGGTCACCCGCGGCGACGAGCTGCCGCCGGGGGTGGTCAAGCTGGTGAAGGTCTACATCGCCAAGAAGCGCAAGCTCTCGGTGGGCGACAAGATGGCTGGACGGCACGGCAACAAGGGCGTGGTCGCCAAGATCCTGCCCGAGGAAGACCTGCCGTACATGCCGGATGGCACGCCGATCGAGATCGTCCTCAATCCACTGGGCGTGCCCTCACGGATGAACATCGGCCAGGTGCTCGAGACGCACCTCGGCTGGGCCGCGCACCAGCTGGGCTACAACTGCGCGACGCCGGTGTTCGCCGGCGCGACGGTCGACGAGATCAAGTCAGAGCTGACCGAAGCGGGCCTGCCGACCGATGGCAAGACCGAGCTGTACGACGGCCGGATCGGCGAGGCCTTCGACGAGCGCGTCACCGTGGGCTACATCTACATGATGAAGCTCAGTCACCTGGTCGACGACAAGATCCACGCGCGCTCGACCGGTCCCTACTCCCTGGTCACCCAGCAGCCGCTCGGAGGCAAGGCCCAGTTCGGCGGCCAGCGCTTCGGCGAAATGGAGGTGTGGGCGCTCGAAGCCTATGGCGCCGCGTACACGCTCCAGGAGCTGCTGACCGTCAAGAGTGACGACGTGTCGGGACGATCCCGGATCTATGAGGCAATCGTGAAGGGGGAGAACCCTCCGGAGCCGGGCGTGCCCGAATCATTCAACGTTCTCGTGAAGGAATTGCAGAGTCTCTGCCTGGAAGTGCAGTTCGAAGAAGTGTGAGCGCCGTGCATGAGGCGCGCCGGGGTGTTGTTCGCCGCAGGCCGCGACTCGCTTAGGTCCCGAGGAGACACGAGATGATGCAGGAAACGGAACTGCAGTCGCCGCTGAGCGTGGCCGCAGGAAAGTTGGGGTTGAGCCGGCTCGAAGAGCAGGAACAGCGCCGTCGTGCCGCGTTCAATTCCATCCGCATCCGGCTGGCGTCGCCAGACGTCATCCGCAGCTGGTCGCACGGCGAGGTGACGAAGCCAGAGACCATCAACTATCGGTCGTTCAAGCCCGAGAAGGACGGGCTTTTCTGCGAGAAGATCTTCGGCCCGGTCAAGGACTGGGAGTGCAATTGCGGCAAGTACAAGCGCATCCGCTACCGGGGGGTCATCTGTGACCGCTGCGGTGTCGAGGTCACGCAGGCCAAGGTGCGGCGCGAGCGGCTCGGCCACATCGAGCTGGCGGTGCCGGTGTCGCACATCTGGTTCTTCAAGGGTGTGCCGTCGCGCATCGGCCACCTGCTCGACATGAGCATCCGCGACCTCGAGCGCATCCTCTACTACGAGTCGTTCGTGGTGATCGATCCCGGCAATACCGGCTTCAAGAAGAAGGAGATCATCACCGAGGACCAGTTCAACGAGGTCATGGAAGAGCAGCCCGACTCGGGTCTCAAAGCCAAGATGGGCGCCGAGGCGATTCGCGACATGCTGGGGGAGCTGGATCTCGAAGAGCTCCAGGCCGACCTGCGCGCCAAGGCCAAGATCGAGACCTCGGTGCAGCGCAAGAAGGAGACGCTCAAGCGTCTGCGCATCGTCGAGGCGTTCCGCCACAGCGGCAATCGCCCCGAATGGATGATCCTCGAGACGGTTCCAGTGCTGCCTCCCGACCTGCGCCCGCTGGTGCCGCTCGAGGGCGGCCGGTTCGCGACGTCGGACCTCAACGATCTCTACCGCCGGGTCATCAACCGCAACAACCGTCTCAAGAAGCTCATCGACATCAAGGCGCCCGAGGTCATCCTGCGCAACGAGAAGCGCATGCTGCAGGAGGCCGTGGACGCGTTGTTCGACAATGGCCGCCGCAGCCGCGCCGTGCGCGGCCAGGGCAACCGTCCGCTCAAGTCGCTGTCCGACATGCTCAAAGGCAAGCAGGGCCGGTTCCGGCAGAACCTGCTCGGCAAGCGTGTCGACTACTCGGGCCGCTCGGTGATCGTCGTCGGGCCCGAGCTGCGGCTCAACCAGTGCGGATTGCCGAAGAACATGGCGCTCGAGCTGTTCAAGCCCTTCATCATCCGCAAGCTCGAGGACCGCGGCTACGTGCAGACGGTCAAGAGCGCCAAGCGGCTGGTCGAGCGCGAGAAGCCCGAGGTGTGGGACATCCTGGGCGAGATCATCGAGAACCATCCGGTGCTGCTCAACCGCGCGCCGACGCTCCACCGCCTCGGCATCCAGGGGTTCGAGCCGGTGCTGGTGGAAGGCAAGGCGATCAAGATCCACCCGCTGGTCTGCCAGGCGTTCAACGCCGACTTCGACGGCGACCAGATGGCGGTGCACGTGCCGCTGTCGTTCGAGGCGCAGATCGAGACCAGCCTGCTCATGCTGTCGACGCACAACATCCTGTCGCCGGCGCACGGCAAGCCTCTGGCGACGCCGAACCAGGACATCGTGCTCGGATGCCACTACCTCACGCAGACCCGGGGCGAGGCGCTCAACCCGCACGCCGCCGAGGCGGGTCTCCAGCCCGCAGATCCTCGGCGACTGCGCACGTTCCATGGCACCACCGAGGTGCGCGCCGCCTTCGATTCGGCCGAGATCTCGCTCCATGCCCGGATCGCGCTGCGGGCCGCGGGCCTCAACGTCACGCGCGCCAGCACGCTCGACCGGGGCGGCTACGTGATCACCACCGCCGGCCGGGTGCTCTTCAACGAAGTGCTGCCCAGCGATCTCGGCTTCATCAACGAGACCATGGACAAGAAGACGCTCGAGAAGCTGGTGGGCGACTGCTACGCCCGCCTGGGCGCGGAGATCACCTCGGATCTGCTCGACGCGCTCAAGGACCTCGGCTTCAAGTTCGCCACACAGGCCGGGTTCACGGTCGGCATCGACGACGTCCGCATTCCGCCCGAGAAGAACGAGATCATCTCGCGGGCGCGCGCCGAAGTGGATCAGATCAACCTCAACTACCGGCGCGGCGTGATCACCGAAGGCGAGCGCTACAACAAGGTCATCAACACCTGGACCCTGGCCACCACCGAAGTCGAGGAGATCACCTTCGAGGGTCTTTCCAAGGACCGCGACGGGTTCAACCCGATCTTCATGATGGCCGACTCGGGATCGCGCGGTAACCGCGAGCAGGTCCGCCAGCTGGCGGGCATGCGCGGCCTGATGGCCAAGCCTCAGAAGAAGATCACCGGAGGCCTGGGCGAGATCATCGAGTCGCCGGTCATCCACAACTTCAAGGAAGGTCTGAGCGTGCTGGAGTACTTCATCTCCACGCACGGCGCGCGCAAGGGTCTGGCCGACACTGCGCTCAAGACCGCCGACGCCGGTTACCTCACGCGCCGTCTGGTCGACGTCGCGCAGGACATGATCATCAACGAATACGACTGCGGCACGATCCGCGGCCTGTCGGTCGGCGCGCTCAAGGACGGCGAGGACATCATCGAGCCGCTGGCCGATCGCACGCTCGGCCGGGTGGTCGCCGAAGACGTCATCCACCCGATCTCCAGCGAGACCATCGTCGAGGCGGGAATGCTGGTGGATGAAGAGATCGCGGACCGGATCGAGGAGGCGGCCAAGGCCGGACTCGAGAAGATCCGCATCCGCTCCGTGCTCACCTGCGACGCGCGTCGCGGCGTTTGCGGCAAGTGCTACGGGCGCAACCTGGCGACCGGAAGGCCGGTGGACCTCGGCGAAGCGGTGGGCGTCATCGCCGCCCAGTCGATCGGCGAGCCCGGCACGCAGCTGACGCTCCGCACCTTCCACATCGGCGGCGTGGCCGCGCGCATCGTCGAGCAGTCGCGCGCGACCGCGAAGGAGGCGGGATCGGTCCGGTTCAAGGACGTGGAATTCGTGACCTACCACAGCGGCGTGCTGGTGTGCACCGGGCGCAGTGGTGAGATCGAGCTTCACGACGACGTGGGTCGCGTGCGCCAGCGCTACACGGTGCCCTACGGCGCTCATCTGTTCGTCAACGACAAGCAGACCGTCGAGACCGAGCAGGTGCTGTTCGAATGGGACATCTACAACGTCCCCGTCGTCTCGGAGAAGACCGGAGTCGTGCGCTTCGTGGACGTGAAGGACAAGGTCACGGTGCGCGACGAGGTCGACGACACCACCGGCAAGAAGCTGCTGGTGATCATGGAAGACCGGAACAAGGAGCTCCAGCCGGCGATCGATCTGCTCGACAAGAACACCGGCTC encodes:
- the rplA gene encoding 50S ribosomal protein L1 encodes the protein MMKHGKRYRAASELTTKAGPVKDLAEAVKLVKQTARAKFDETIVVSSHLGVDPRHSDQLVRGTVVLPHGTGKSLRVLVLCKGDREKEAEAAGADFVGADEYVKKIQDGWLEVDAIVATPDLMGEVGKLGRVLGPRGLMPNPKSGTVTFDVAKAVKELKAGKIEFRVDKGSNVHAPVGKASFDQEKLLENASVFLRELVRAKPAAAKGTYIKSLTLSATMGPGIVLDPTAVTASLSR
- the rplJ gene encoding 50S ribosomal protein L10 — encoded protein: MPTAEKQRIIEDTSARLEGVRGVFLADFSGMTVEKISLLRKQCREQQIQFHVVKNTLLKRALNAQGISALDEHLNGPTGVVFSPVNELAPAKILVDFAKAHERPRVKAAFVDGRLFDQKSVGVLATLPSREVLLSQVLSTFIAPMTQFLAAIEATLRLPATMADVLEREKSKTA
- the rpoB gene encoding DNA-directed RNA polymerase subunit beta; translated protein: MKTTRRKDRKSFSKIDREWNLQIPNLLEVQLKSFRDFLQMETDPMRRRNEGLQEVFTGVFPISDPRELFELAFVAYDIGEPKYSMDECVERDLTFSAPLKARLRLITREEVDGVRRDKDVIEQEVYLGELPLITESGTFIINGAERVIVSQLHRSPGVFFDELTHPNGKQLFSARIIPYRGSWVEFSLDVNDIMHVHIDRKRKLPVTVLLRALGFVSDREILDLFHERETLDVRGKKVEGALGRICAQDLVDEATGEILLEANDEITPEKVEVIKRAGLENLEVYIIPKQDEADVVRNTLRKDPTRSQEEALHRIYSLLRPGEPPRADSAREILNKLFFNPKRYDLARVGRYKLNQKLPHEFLLPGREVRRSLGLGIPDLNHTTLCREDFIVIVKYLLMLRTGGDMVTDRGADPAVTDDIDHLGNRRVRSVGELLANQFNIGLARMARIIRERMSLQDQENVTPTDLVNARTISAVVQSFFGSSQLSQFMDQTNPLAELTNKRRLSALGPGGLTRDRAGFEVRDVHYTHYGRMCPIETPEGPNIGLISSLSTYARVNEFGFLETPYFRVQDGTLDRKKPEFLAADVEDRSHIAPANTPFDKRTGGLSDPSLTVRFRGEYPTIDKTEVEYMDVSPIQLVSPAAALIPFLEHDDANRALMGSNMQRQAVPLLETESPLVGTGLEDKVAQDSGALVLARRSGVVEFVSGEMIAIRYERDAEEVAVDYSEQPNLDIYRLTKFRRSNQDTCLNQRPIVTEGQKVKKGQVIADGPATKEGELALGRNVLCAFMPWGGYNFEDAILVSEKLIKDDVFTSIHIEEFELQVRDTKRGVEEITREIPNVSEEAVKNLDEEGIIRIGARVRQGDILVGKVTPKGEQELSPEERLLKAIFGDKAGDVRDASLKAPPGMDGIVIDIKVFSRREKDEGTKQQEKKKIDKLRRESKKERERIADVRLATVAELLDEQLVNVMRSASTGEPVARKGRKFTREFLAEIDLDDVAWGTPVTEDARLNERFWAAMDGAQSAFTRCEKELEKEIEKVTRGDELPPGVVKLVKVYIAKKRKLSVGDKMAGRHGNKGVVAKILPEEDLPYMPDGTPIEIVLNPLGVPSRMNIGQVLETHLGWAAHQLGYNCATPVFAGATVDEIKSELTEAGLPTDGKTELYDGRIGEAFDERVTVGYIYMMKLSHLVDDKIHARSTGPYSLVTQQPLGGKAQFGGQRFGEMEVWALEAYGAAYTLQELLTVKSDDVSGRSRIYEAIVKGENPPEPGVPESFNVLVKELQSLCLEVQFEEV
- the rpoC gene encoding DNA-directed RNA polymerase subunit beta', whose protein sequence is MMQETELQSPLSVAAGKLGLSRLEEQEQRRRAAFNSIRIRLASPDVIRSWSHGEVTKPETINYRSFKPEKDGLFCEKIFGPVKDWECNCGKYKRIRYRGVICDRCGVEVTQAKVRRERLGHIELAVPVSHIWFFKGVPSRIGHLLDMSIRDLERILYYESFVVIDPGNTGFKKKEIITEDQFNEVMEEQPDSGLKAKMGAEAIRDMLGELDLEELQADLRAKAKIETSVQRKKETLKRLRIVEAFRHSGNRPEWMILETVPVLPPDLRPLVPLEGGRFATSDLNDLYRRVINRNNRLKKLIDIKAPEVILRNEKRMLQEAVDALFDNGRRSRAVRGQGNRPLKSLSDMLKGKQGRFRQNLLGKRVDYSGRSVIVVGPELRLNQCGLPKNMALELFKPFIIRKLEDRGYVQTVKSAKRLVEREKPEVWDILGEIIENHPVLLNRAPTLHRLGIQGFEPVLVEGKAIKIHPLVCQAFNADFDGDQMAVHVPLSFEAQIETSLLMLSTHNILSPAHGKPLATPNQDIVLGCHYLTQTRGEALNPHAAEAGLQPADPRRLRTFHGTTEVRAAFDSAEISLHARIALRAAGLNVTRASTLDRGGYVITTAGRVLFNEVLPSDLGFINETMDKKTLEKLVGDCYARLGAEITSDLLDALKDLGFKFATQAGFTVGIDDVRIPPEKNEIISRARAEVDQINLNYRRGVITEGERYNKVINTWTLATTEVEEITFEGLSKDRDGFNPIFMMADSGSRGNREQVRQLAGMRGLMAKPQKKITGGLGEIIESPVIHNFKEGLSVLEYFISTHGARKGLADTALKTADAGYLTRRLVDVAQDMIINEYDCGTIRGLSVGALKDGEDIIEPLADRTLGRVVAEDVIHPISSETIVEAGMLVDEEIADRIEEAAKAGLEKIRIRSVLTCDARRGVCGKCYGRNLATGRPVDLGEAVGVIAAQSIGEPGTQLTLRTFHIGGVAARIVEQSRATAKEAGSVRFKDVEFVTYHSGVLVCTGRSGEIELHDDVGRVRQRYTVPYGAHLFVNDKQTVETEQVLFEWDIYNVPVVSEKTGVVRFVDVKDKVTVRDEVDDTTGKKLLVIMEDRNKELQPAIDLLDKNTGSKLAHYPLPTGARLEVRDGQEVVAGDPIVKTRREASKTRDITGGLPRVAELFEARRPKDAAIVSEIDGRVEFGGVSRGMRKLVVRSDDGDTKEYQIPQGRHLHVQEGSPVRAGDRLTEGPINPHDILQIKGIEEVQEYLVNEIQEVYRLQGVRIDDKHIEVIVRQMLQKVRIEDPGDSAFLEGEAVDRLAVLEENERLLKEGQSPATFKPLLLGITKASLSTESFISAASFQETTRVLTEAAIQGKVDHLRGLKENVIIGHLIPAGTGMSVYRRLRLESEKQAAAVVEEVEGAKTA
- the rplK gene encoding 50S ribosomal protein L11; its protein translation is MAKPVQAMVKLQCNAGNATPAPPVGPALGQHGINIMEFCKQFNARTQHQTGLVIPVVITIYNDRSFTFITKTPPAAILLKRAAGLAKGSGVPNRTKVGKVSRTQVREIAELKAPDLNSATVDAAERMVMGTARSMGIEIAD
- the rplL gene encoding 50S ribosomal protein L7/L12, which codes for MATAIDQVLDLIGNMTVMELAELKKQYEEKFGVTAAAPMMAMPMGGMAGGGAAAVEEKTEFDVVLTSAGDKKIQVIKVVRELTGLGLKEAKDLVDGAPKTVKDKVTKQEAADMKAKLEEQGASVEIK